The Astyanax mexicanus isolate ESR-SI-001 chromosome 4, AstMex3_surface, whole genome shotgun sequence genome segment tcataattatgaaattatttgatTTGGGTAATTCTTCGGTGGGCTGGATTAAAAAGAACAACAGGCCggatgtggcccgcgggccgtagtttgccCACCCTTGCTCTAGTGGATGGAGGACCACCAGCTCCCCCCTTACACTGTGAACTTAGAATGGGATAAAAATACAGAAGCTTTTATgctaatatgaagatgtcccagtagtttttgtctgtatagtgtaacTGAGTTAGGCAGTtctctttagttaattgacctgcttttattttaatataaaactgcatttttgtttttttttccagaaatgaaaacgttctcctgaaattcatcaccaacaaccaggatgtTTAACTaagaaagaggtgaagcagaagccatcctgaagaatctccagaaaacgcagaaattgtttgctacatttaacagacaaagaagccaagtcccaacatggagaaacatcagcactctgtcaagagttttactaaacagagtgatctcacaaaacaccagcgcattcacacaggagagaaactgtattactgctcagactgtgggaagagttttaatcgacagggtcatctcaaaatacaccagcgcattcacacaggagagaaaccgtatcactgctcagactgtgagaggagttttactaaacagagtactctcaaaatacaccagcgcattcacacaggagagaaaccgtatcactgcccaGACTGTAGAAtgagttttactagacagagtactctcaaactgcacaagcgcattcacacaggattaaaaccatattactgctcagactgtgggaagagttttactagacagaatactctcaaactacaccagcgcattcacacaggagagaaaccgtattactgctcagactgtggaaagagttttactacacataGTGAACTTAGtaaacaccagcgcgttcacacaggagagaaaccgtatcactgttcagactgtgggaaaagttttactgaacagagtaaactcaaaaatcaccagcgcattcacacaggagagaagccgtatcactgcttagactgcggaaagagttttaatcaacagagtactctcaaaatacaccagcgcattcacacaggagagaaaccgtattactgctcagactgtgggaaaagttttactacaccaagttatttcaaaaatcaccagcgcattcacacaggagagaaaccgtatcactgctcagactgtgggaagagttttactacacagagtgatctcaaaaatcaccaacgcattcacacaggagagaaaccgtatcactgctcggactgtggaaagagttttactcaatggagtaatctcaaaaaacaccagcacattcacacaggagagaaaccgtaccactgctcagactgtgggaagagttttactcaacagagtaaactcgAAAAACACCAATGTGTCACTGCTGTTTCCCGGTGCCTGGCACCGAACCCCAGTATCCGTGGTTCAGAGATGCCTGAAGCTGCGAGGCTTCTGAACAAGGCTGAGACAGGAGGGTCAGTAGTTGTAGCCCTGCTGGTgaattagaaaaagaaaagaggaaaaagaaaagtaaatcaTCAGTAGACAGCGCTGATCATCCTTTGGTTTTGCCTTTTAATTTTGGCATTTAAAGTGCCGTCCACTCCAAACACTGAATCACAAAATGTGACTTTGCTATTGATTTtccattttgtgttttaatttaaattctGCCAGACGCTCTGATACCGATGCCATCGCGAGACTACGAGAAATCCAACATGGCGGCATCACGCTGCTGGAAGAAAACATGGTAAACTAAGAAAAATACCTCCTTAATTTAACCCTGGATAACATTTTGGACTTCCTGGACTACTACTGTTATCGGTTGTGCATCACGAGCACCAAGGGCAACCCAAAAAAGCAACTGCAACGCGACTGTTCCACTGATACGAAGGAAGACAGCACGAGGACTGAATCTCAGATCAGTCTGCTCCACTCTATTAACGAAAAACTCGCTATCCTTGAGATGATGCACACTGACATAAAAGAGCTCAAAACAAGTATTGAGTTCACCCAGTCACAAATAGACACTCTGCAGGCTGAAAACAAGGACTTAAAACTCTGTCAACAAACTCACTACCGAGAAGGAAACcgtcaaaaatgaaaacaaactaATGAAAGAAACTATTTTAGACCTCGAGGGCCGCAGCATGCATGACAACTTTGTATTTTATTGGAATCATTGAACGACCCTAAAAAGATCTAGAGCATATAATAAAAGAATTTATGCAATCAGCGCTAAAACGCTCACAGGACACTGTCAACAACATAACTTTCCACATAGTCCACCACATTGAAGTTAAAAATAACAGCAACAGATCAAGACCGATCGTCGCCAAATTCGAACATTACAAACAAAAAGAACTTGTTAAGAGTTGCGATAAAGAGCTTGAGGGAACAAACTATGGACTAAACAACCGGTTGCCCTGTGAAATCCAGGAACGGTGGAAAAAACTTCTACTAGTTCTAAAACAAAACcgggagaaaaatagaaaaaaaggtcGCTCTCGCAGTGGATAAACTGTACATCAGTGGCGGATGGTGGTCTTttaaggaggggaagctcaatttcagcctacatctttacatatgtagttttatttatacgtaaattctgctctccctgagattttttttttttttgtaaacaaaaggcattattttcaagttttgactacacaacaaaaaggtacccattctttacatttaacaattacataaaaaaagatgcaatgacatgaataaacataaaatgatcagtaaaaaaaaacattacgcaaaatctttaaagttggtataGGAAAAAATGCACGTAAAtttatttcacacagttttaatttccttaaataatccctttattaattttaataattttaattatttttaatgataacacaatacttattactggcccctgttcatttatgtcctgagatggtttcatcaagaggcatggacaacagtacagaagtcagtctccaaacacaagcagctacagaaaagcaccagaaatagaagctcgaTTTGTTGctagttgtttttaataaagaaaatgccgctataaggattaggaaagtctcaggttcaactcagaacacaatgaaaatgctcccaacacagagttttacactaaaagatcgctgattcgctcatttcgctgtcaatcaaaaatggACTCCgccatccaatcatcatgcagaagctgagcgtccgaggccagcccactgccccatagacccccagagacgctgagcgtccgatgggcgggacaaagcccagcgtttatccaatgactcgtctcatttcgccgcgcgctttgctccgctattgaagtctgtgcactgtttaaagcagcgctgtgaagctgcaggaatgagtgagaggaaagcagcggcgttaccagtgatgagaagctgattctgaactaagttcagtgcGGTgcagcgcatatttaatcagtgacatgtacacacaatagtatatatttaaccacttatgttttttacattttaggggaagctgagcttcccttgcagtcttagagcaattgcCACTGCTGTACATAGATGGGAAACTCTTGCGAGACCTCAATATAACAACGTGGCTTTAATTGGAAttatattctctttctctctctcatccagttcgatgtgtgagtgggtgtgagagtgtatgtgtgtgactgtGAGTATGGAAGTACATATAGGTGGTGGTGCATGTGTGCAAACGTAAGTAATCAAGAATAGAAaactgtgtgtgtatcagtgtatatatgtataggtaggtatatgtgtatacatatatgtatcttattattctttgtttgtgtttgtaatacatatatatatacaatgtttCTTTTTCTACTTAGTTCTTTTTCGCTTCAATACcatgattattatattaattactattcctactatttttttttctttctttagtcTTTATTCATCTTACCAACACTGAAAGTACCTTagctaattttttttacatttacattacttcATCTCCATTTGGCCCAGCTCGCACATAAAGCCATATATgatgtttttacatgtttttt includes the following:
- the LOC125801280 gene encoding zinc finger protein 239-like gives rise to the protein MEKHQHSVKSFTKQSDLTKHQRIHTGEKLYYCSDCGKSFNRQGHLKIHQRIHTGEKPYHCSDCERSFTKQSTLKIHQRIHTGEKPYHCPDCRMSFTRQSTLKLHKRIHTGLKPYYCSDCGKSFTRQNTLKLHQRIHTGEKPYYCSDCGKSFTTHSELSKHQRVHTGEKPYHCSDCGKSFTEQSKLKNHQRIHTGEKPYHCLDCGKSFNQQSTLKIHQRIHTGEKPYYCSDCGKSFTTPSYFKNHQRIHTGEKPYHCSDCGKSFTTQSDLKNHQRIHTGEKPYHCSDCGKSFTQWSNLKKHQHIHTGEKPYHCSDCGKSFTQQSKLEKHQCVTAVSRCLAPNPSIRGSEMPEAARLLNKAETGGSVVVALLVN